TGAACATATCGCAAGGATCGTTGTTAGAAGGACCGTTATCGATTCGTTCGCGACAGTTTAACACCGTTCGAAAACAATGGCAAttaagttaagagacgttttcttaTTAGAGATGAAGATTatagatgaagaaaaaaagaatgtacgATTTTAAAGAATAACGTAACTTTATTTTACATACAAAGGTGTATCACGTACTCGAGGGGCGGGTGTGGGGGTAGAGGGGTTGATGCGAAAATCtgtactattttttttatttacgacTAATAAGAATCCTTAGGTATCGTAACGATCTCTTTTGCGTTCATTTATTgtatcgatttttctttttctcttcttctccatcATCCAGTCCACTACGATTCTACTTTTTGCTGTTAGTTTTTAAGATGCGACAAGTTTTTGGCGATTATGAAAAAATTCTCGAGATTAAAGATCGCGCGACTTGGAATCGTTTCGAACGTATAACACGAATGTCACCAATGAAATTAGAAGAGAAATTTAACGAAGGAGTTTCGTTGATGATATGTATCGTCCGTTTCACGAAGAATATTCTAATCGGTTTTCTCACATTTAATCACATAAAATCTTCTCGAAATTTGACATAATATTCACATAATAGTCAGTCCGTCCGTTTGTTCGGCTGCATACGAGTCTGTTTCGGTTGTTAAGGCGTTTTAATATCGATTGTGTattcctttattattttatacgtCCTTGTACGATCTGCACGGAGGCGGTGGTGCGCTCCATATACCGTTTTCTCGACACGTTGGTTTCCTTACAGGTTCCAAAGGTGTTACGTATCCAGGCGAACACGTGACCTGCAGCCAAACCACGGGGCGTTGTCGAAAAGAAacataattatttgttttcgGAAAAAGAATACATATTATATCGTTACCTGTATATTATCACCAGGTTTGTACCAAAATTTTAACGGTGCAATTCGTCCATGAGGCGGATCTCCCGGATAAGGACACCTCACTTTACCTGTAAATCGATACAGGAAGAAAACATTAGAGCATCGCGGTTAATACCTAGAAAAGAAACGTTGAACGAGACAATTTTACGGGAGAGAAAAAAACTTACAAACCGGTGACGGATGAGACCAAGTTCCATTCTCCGTACATATTATAGAGGCCTCACCCAAGAGCTGATGACCAGGTAAGCAAGCAAATCGGACGAGAGCGCCAACTTTGTATGCGCGAATACGTTGCTGCTGGTGATGTTGCTTTCGTCCCGAGTGATGACGATTCGTTTGTTCGACGATACGTCCGCTTTTCGGTATCGACGGAGGTGGGCAGGTAATTTCTGTCGAAGCATCCCGCGATTCGTATCATCGTCTACCGTATCTTCTACCAACTAAAATCGAGTAATAGGACGCGACGAAttcgtacacacacacacacacacacacacttaCCAGCGCAAATAGGCATAGCTCCGCTCCACGAACCATCTCCTTGGCACTCTACGCTCTGCGATCCCAATAATTTATGACCCCACATACACGCAAATACTGCTTTTCCGCCAAAGCTATTGTTATACTCGATAAGTTGTAACCAAGCGTCAGTAACGATGTCCATAGCTGGACATTCTATCGTTTCGCATCGTGGTACATCGGCTGACCATTTACCtgcagaataataataattcaaggtATACTTTCGATCGTGTTTGACGTGCGAATATGGAACACACAAGTTGTTGCATGCATTCGCAGAATTTCTCACCGTTATACTGACACGTTATGCCAGCTGCACCTTCCAATCTGAATCCAACAGGACACTCGAACACTGCTCCGTGACCCATATGCGCGCCTTCGATTTTCCCAATCAACGGTGGTTCCGGTAGATTCAATACGGGGCATTGTACGTCTACGTACAACGTAACGGGTAATTCTCATTCTACTTTTACAGGCGACCATCCgcggataattatattttatatgattATTACAAGTTATACACGTACATATAATATATTTCGATATCGAAATCGAAATAAAAACATGGATAAATATTCTCAACTATTAGCTAAACGTGTATCtaaaaaatttcaacattttcagaATAATGAAAAAGATGCGGCCAATGATCTTACCAACAATTCGAACACGTATGGAGTTGGATAGGCCACGGGGTGTAGAACACGTGTACACCCCGGAATCTTGAGTTTTTGCATAATATATCGATAGCCGATACTTCCAGTCTCTTTCGCGAGCAGAAATTGCCCAGCCTGTCGTACGAAAGAAAGCTTTCATTCGATGTTTTACTCAAACAAATAAAGGAATTCCAAGCGAGTGTACTTTGCAGAGATAATTCGTTAAGCGTTTACCGGTCAAATACTGACGAAACGTCGAGGTCCAAGTCCATTCTGGATTACCAAGTTTCCTAGCAAAAAGACACTCCAAGTGAAGAATGCTACCAGGAAAAACGGCTAGAGCACCCGATGGTTCGACGGCAGCCGAACCAGTTGGAAGTCCAAATACTATCGTCGGCGGTACGTCTTCTGTGTCTCCTCATCGAACAATTAGCAAGAGGAGAAAATGATTAAACGGACTGTTACGACGGTTATTCATAAACGGTAATATTTACCGACAAGTGCATATAACTAacgagaaagaaatagaaagaaaacaGAGATAGCGAGCGAGATTTGCGTTGAGAAACACTCACCGGTATAATTTGAGATCGCTGTAGTTGGAGAGCAATAGGGTAGTTTACCAGTCCAACTCGTGTTACGACAATGCAGCAAAGAATCACCGATCAGTTTGTATTTACCTAATTCTCTGCATCTTATAGTGACACGTTCTCCGTGCGGTACGGTGATTTTGTCTACCTGTTAgtgttaatgaaaaaaaaacaaaccgaATTTATTTTATGCTACATTTTCTGCTTACGATACGCGCTGTTTCTACAAAAAAATACGCGAAAGAAAATTACGAGTGAAAAAGTAAAGTAAACGCAACTCTTTTTATAAATTCCCGACAATACCCATGTGCAGACGAACATTGAGAAAATGTTGACGGCATTGTACGAGACAACGAAACTTGTCCGATATAAGACTTACAGATACGGTAATATTTTTATACGTGACGATCAGAAGTGGATGTAGTCCCTCTAGCTTGCAACCCCGCTGAAAGCCATCGGTATCTGCAAAGAATAGATGTCAACTCGTGAAGCCAGGAAAGAAAAATCATTAAGACGGTAAACATTTCTTCTTCCGTTCGTGCGAACGGAACGTCGAAACGTTACAGGGTTGTCTGAAATCAATCTTTAATAACGCGTAACAAACTATTTGTCTCAGGTAAAAAACACGGGGAGAACCATGCGCTCCTTTCCTAAACACAATATGTAGTATTTACGTACAGCACACGCTTGTCAGAATATTTATTTCACGTTATAGCGCATGCTCGGCGTACTTTCGTTGAACGGGGTCGATAACAACCAACAGTTTCCAAAAGTACCCAGACATCGTTATCGATCCAATTGGAGTTTCCGCGACACACCGATACATTCGTTTCGCTAatcgtatctcgaaatatattcGTATCTTTTCGAAGTCATCGAGAATGGAATCCCAGTCGAAGAAAATTTACATATGCACCAATCTCCCACGTATACTTAGAAAGAAGAGCGAAGAGCTACGGTACAAATTCATTGGTAGCGATGTCTCACGTTATCGCGAGACCCTTTATACGCGAATAATACGCACAATAATCTTGCATAAACGTACCTATTTGTTTTGCATTGCAAATATTAATCGCACTAGCGAAGCCAACAAACAATAGAAGATATCTGATTGCCAGTATTGAGCGATATGCACGTTCGAAGATGgatttccttttctctcgtttGTCGATGAACATGCTGTTCGTCGCGTTTGCATATCAGACCATTTAAATGCTGTTCGA
This Osmia lignaria lignaria isolate PbOS001 chromosome 9, iyOsmLign1, whole genome shotgun sequence DNA region includes the following protein-coding sequences:
- the hig gene encoding locomotion-related protein hikaru genki isoform X1; protein product: MFIDKREKRKSIFERAYRSILAIRYLLLFVGFASAINICNAKQIDTDGFQRGCKLEGLHPLLIVTYKNITVSVDKITVPHGERVTIRCRELGKYKLIGDSLLHCRNTSWTGKLPYCSPTTAISNYTEDVPPTIVFGLPTGSAAVEPSGALAVFPGSILHLECLFARKLGNPEWTWTSTFRQYLTGWAISARERDWKYRLSIYYAKTQDSGVYTCSTPRGLSNSIRVRIVDVQCPVLNLPEPPLIGKIEGAHMGHGAVFECPVGFRLEGAAGITCQYNGKWSADVPRCETIECPAMDIVTDAWLQLIEYNNSFGGKAVFACMWGHKLLGSQSVECQGDGSWSGAMPICAEITCPPPSIPKSGRIVEQTNRHHSGRKQHHQQQRIRAYKVGALVRFACLPGHQLLGEASIICTENGTWSHPSPVCKVRCPYPGDPPHGRIAPLKFWYKPGDNIQVTCSPGYVTPLEPVRKPTCRENGIWSAPPPPCRSYKDV
- the hig gene encoding locomotion-related protein hikaru genki isoform X2, translated to MPSTFSQCSSAHGYCREFIKRVDKITVPHGERVTIRCRELGKYKLIGDSLLHCRNTSWTGKLPYCSPTTAISNYTEDVPPTIVFGLPTGSAAVEPSGALAVFPGSILHLECLFARKLGNPEWTWTSTFRQYLTGWAISARERDWKYRLSIYYAKTQDSGVYTCSTPRGLSNSIRVRIVDVQCPVLNLPEPPLIGKIEGAHMGHGAVFECPVGFRLEGAAGITCQYNGKWSADVPRCETIECPAMDIVTDAWLQLIEYNNSFGGKAVFACMWGHKLLGSQSVECQGDGSWSGAMPICAEITCPPPSIPKSGRIVEQTNRHHSGRKQHHQQQRIRAYKVGALVRFACLPGHQLLGEASIICTENGTWSHPSPVCKVRCPYPGDPPHGRIAPLKFWYKPGDNIQVTCSPGYVTPLEPVRKPTCRENGIWSAPPPPCRSYKDV
- the hig gene encoding locomotion-related protein hikaru genki isoform X3, with protein sequence MFIDKREKRKSIFERAYRSILAIRYLLLFVGFASAINICNAKQIDTDGFQRGCKLEGLHPLLIVTYKNITVSVDKITVPHGERVTIRCRELGKYKLIGDSLLHCRNTSWTGKLPYCSPTTAISNYTEDVPPTIVFGLPTGSAAVEPSGALAVFPGSILHLECLFARKLGNPEWTWTSTFRQYLTGWAISARERDWKYRLSIYYAKTQDSGVYTCSTPRGLSNSIRVRIVDVQCPVLNLPEPPLIGKIEGAHMGHGAVFECPVGFRLEGAAGITCQYNGKWSADVPRCETIECPAMDIVTDAWLQLIEYNNSFGGKAVFACMWGHKLLGSQSVECQGDGSWSGAMPICAEITCPPPSIPKSGRIVEQTNRHHSGRKQHHQQQRIRAYKVGALVRFACLPGHQLLGEASIICTENGTWSHPSPVK